tttggggggggggggggggggggggggggggggtacagggCCTTGCtaaagagcacctggcagtaaCCAGGAGgggaagtggcatctctccagctaccagtccaccaccatactttggtccgtatggggacttgaaccatcgaccctccggttcccaacccaactccctacggactgagctactgccccccgtTGCCACCCTACTCCAATTGATTCCTGTGTAAACTTAATTCAGATGAAAGAAGAAGTGGGAATAATAATTGGAGTCAGATCCGACAGGTCTTAGGGCCTTATTTTACACATAATTCCCTACAGTGTGTTGTGATGTTTATGTGCAAAGGACATAAGCAAGGCCCAAACTGGTCACGCTGACATCTTTGCATTGCAAATACTGTAAGTGTACCATAAGATACAAATGTTCCagtgtgcatgggtgtgtaagGGTGAGATGTCTTGAGTCCTTTAATAATAAGATCATGTAGCTACAGGTGAGCAGAGAGTAAAAGACATCCTGCAGGGAAGgtaatgaagagaaaaagaaaattctcaTGATAGTAAATTTATCGtacaaatttaaatattgagATGAAAAGTGCTTTATTCTAACCACaaaataatgttgtaatttgGTGTTTCATTGCAGAACTGGTCTACATCTCTCCAGTAGTCTACTACAAATTACACatcttgtttcttttaattaaacacaTCCAGTTATCTTTAATGAGCAACAGCCGTCAACAACAAACGTACATTGGCGTTAGACAACAGATACTATGAAGAGGATTTGTGTTaataacatttacattcataCTTGTCTGATTAAGTATTAAGAAAATATGGCTCACAAAACTCTACTTCTCCAGGTGTAATTTCTGaaaagtgtttatttcttttactatatgtaaatacatattaaatacaataaatacacacaatagaTTATAACATCAGACAGCATGCTATGATTCAGCATGTTTAACTGTCTTAGATACAGAAGTAATAGTTAATTTCTACTACTACACTTACtacaagcacacatgcacaagcacaAATCCAGAAAATCGCTCAAATATTGactaataaaacatgtatctACATATATAGGATCTGAACTGGATGTACTTTATAATTCTACGCAAAGAAAATTCCTTCTCTCCAAACAGTCCCTGTGAGGCAAAATCACCCCGGTCTGTGACATTGTCCCACAGTTCCTCCTGGGTGCAGGGCAGGCAGGCGGGGGGTGCAGCAGAGGCTTCTCGTTCACCCACAGCCACTCTCCTGCCAGGAAACGTAGACCTACCCATACCTCTGGTGTCTGGGCATCCAGGATCGCTCTTCTGGCATCTGAGTTGTCGCCTCCAAAGTCCATGTCTGGAAGATCGTAGGTTTGACCTGAGGATGGGTCGTTTGAATTGGAATCGAGATTCCTGCAGTGTTCCAGAGCCTGCTCCCATGTCTTGTTCTCTTTCACCAAGATTGGATTATcataacacaaaaatgcacGTTTGTGAGTGCAGAATATATCAAACCAAGACAGTTTTCCCGTAACAACACAATCCTCTTTTCCATCGTCGTTATCAGGCTGATTGTTGATGGGACTCCAATTTTTATAGCTGCTTGGATCTCCATCAGACCAATCCCAGTCATTTTGATAACGTTGGGCTCTATAGAGACCAATCCAACAGACAATGCCAGCGTGAAAATCGCATGGACTCTGTACTGCATTCATGTCATCCTGATTTCTAAAAGTGGCCAGGTCGATATGGTTCTCCCTGCAGTACTTTTGGGCCGAAGTCCAGTTCATTGTGAGCGAGACATAAACATACCTTCTTTGAAAGGTCTGAACGAGCAGAGGAAGGCAGAAGATGAAGTTAAGGATGACGATGAAGACACAGGTGGAGCTGCTCTTCGTCAGCATGATTCCCCGGAGGTGACTTGACTTTGCTCCAGAGACGCGTTGACTTTCAGCATTCAGATCTCTCTACTCTACTCTGTTGACTCCCCAAATCTAAAGGTTGACCAAAGACAGGAGCCTGAAATTGCCTCGGACAGTGCTACCAGCCCTCCCCTACATCAAACTGGCCAATTAAATCATCAGCTTTGATATGGGACggcaaaccacacacacacacacacatacacacacacacacacacacacacacacgcacacacattaaaggaacaattcaatttaatgtacatacttacttttgcttttttgcttttgcaATATGTTAAGTATTCAAAGTAGGCTATAGTTAGTGAAGATGGATATTCATTTAATAACATATTTATTGCTTTGTCAACAGGCACAGTACACAtgaatagacattttttttctttctattttgtttCGGTAAATCAGAGAACCAGGCCCCGCATCCTTTCAGTCAAATAtgcattttcatattattatgTAAACTCCAAGTCACTATCGACATGGCACatggagttgtgtgtgtgtgtgtgtgtgtttgtgtgtgtcatataGTGCCATATAACAACTTTAGAAGTTGATAATACGTCAGTGTTGTTTATTCTGCTTGTTCTACTGTCCCCAAAGTGGCCAAAATAACTATTAATGCTGAGTTACTAAAACTTAACATGTAGGTGCCTAACATGAACCATGGTTTATTTGCTGTAATCATCAAATAACTTCAAccattttggcattttttttttgtgttttgtagagaaatatatttttcaaaaacaatgacagtggTTATTTCACGTACTGCTGAGTTTTGCTTTATCGGGTTGGCCTGAACATACTACATCTCTCCAGTATTCTACTCCAAATTACACATATTGTTTATTCAATGAAACACATCCAGTCATTTTCAATGACCAACAGCTGTCAACAACAAATGTATACTGGCGTCAGACAACAGTTACTATGAAGAGGATTTTTGTTAATAACATTTACATCCACGCTTGTCTAATTAAGAATCAACAAAATATGGCTCACACTGTGTAATTTCTGATACCACCTCAGTGGCAGAAATCTACTTTTTCAGGTGTAATAtcttaaaagtattttttattaggggtccaagccaaggatgcgtgcaccgcagtaatcgcaaggCGATACGGGGTTCACCCacgctgcagcctaaaccgtacatggtggcgaTGCGCCTTTTTCAAGACTGATCCCAAACTGCGCAAAGACCTCAGACGCAAAAATGGACCCAGGTCCACCcctaggtggcgctataccagaaaaaaacgcgtttggccctataactcccaaaccgtacatcggacATTAAAAAACTTTATATCCAGGCTTTCCCTGGATCCATCTGAATCtcgtgatataggccacgcccatttccgcctGGACTTTAATACTAGTAAAATCGCGATTTAtcaaaaaactactttttcaacctcctcctagaccgtgcaaTGGATCCACACAAAACTTAGCACATGGCATCTCCGGACTGACCTGACAAAAGTTGCATAAAGaatttttattgaataaaaattgcgcatattacgtgcaaacaaatttgtgtagcttcTTCTAAGtatgaaaacattgattttgGCATATCTCGGCCAAGATAAATactatcaaagccaaactttagaCTATTACTTGCTATCACCCTCCGAGGCTCTGAAACAAATTTcacgaacattggccactagggggcgctacaaatacaacaagtttatatctaatgaaccgctcatccaaattttacaaaatttgatggataccatctaggcccactctTGAGGCGGtccttacagtggggtactgattggtaCAAGTGGGCGCGGCCTATGGGCCAACATTTAGATTAACCACTTAACCAAAAGTGAGTTACTTGaaattgacaggacagatgtACAATGGGTAGCTGACCTGACTTACCAAATATTAATTTGTGGACCACTAGGTGGAGCTACAATGACGTCAAACGTGTGTTTGCCTATAACTCCTACATTATACATCACACATTTAAAGTCTTTACGTCCACGTGTTCACTACATCAAGCTGAGTCACAGGGTATAGGCCACGTCTATTTatgattacatttaatttcacaaaattgctaaaccaactttttcaaacttgtCCTAGGCCGTAAGACAGATCTGCACGAAACCTGGTgtatagcatctccagatggcccTGACAAGAAGTTGTACAAAGAATTTTGCTACGTAATTGTGTGCGCATTAGACAACCAAACAAAGTTTCTGTAGTAAGCTACCAAACACATATCATCGTATCTCAGCCAAATTAAGTGGTTTCACTACACAACTTTATGGCAGCGTTCAACATTCTCCCTGGATACTCTGATCCAAATTTGGTAAATATgggccattagggggcgctataatcaacatttatttgtttcattttgacactcaatgcatttaaatgggaaatttgcaatGGGAACATCTCTGCCACAGTAAATGCTATCAACATCAAACCTGTGATGATTGTTTGGCATGCCGCCCGGAGGCtttgtaccaaatttggtacaggTAGGCAATTAGGGGGCACTCTAATCAACGTAGATCAGTTTGGGCCTTCTTATCAAGCTTTTGTATCCAGCCTAGAAGCCCAGTGTTTTTTCGGAGTCACTGCGCTATTATTCCGTATTGTTGCCTCTCCGTATTTCCCGACGTTTGCCTGCCCCGCCTGGTCGCTTTGGGTTCCACTTTCTTGTGCTCCCtgggtcgctggggacgactggcgtggggaggcttggaccctgttgtaactgcgtgcagttctagttcactatttgtaaatacacattaaatgcGATAAATACATACAACAGACAACATGCTGTGATTCAGCTTGTTTATCGGTCTTAAATCTAGAAGTTATAGTTAATTCCTCAAATTTGTGAATGCAAATGCTACAACTACTCTAAGTACACATCCACAAGCACAGATCCAGAAGACAGCTTAATATAGactaataaaacatgtatctACATATGTAGGATCTGAACTAGATGTACTTTATAATTCTACGCAAAGAAAATTCCTTCTCTCCAAACAGTCCCTGTGTGGCAAAATCTCCCCGGTCTGTGACATTGTCCCACAGTTCCTCCTGGGTGCAGGGCAGGCAGGCTGGGGTTGCAGCAGAGGCTTCCTGTTCACCCACAGCCACTCTCCTGCCAGGAAACGTAGACCTACCCATACCTCTGGTGTCTGGGCATCCAGGATCGCTTTTCTGGCATCTGAGTTGATCCCTCCAAAGTCCATGTCTGGAAGATTGTAGGTATGACCTGAGGATGGGTCGTTTGAATTGGAATCGAGATTCCTGCAGTGTTCCAGAGCGTCCTCCCATGTCTTGTTCTCTTTCACCAAGATTAGATTATCataacacacaaatgcacgTTGGTCAGTGCAGAATATATCAAACCAAAATGTTTGTCCCATAGCAACACAATCCTCTTTTCCCTGGTAGTTATTAGGCTGGTCGTTGATAGAACTCCACTTTCTAAAGCTGCTTAGATCTCCATCAGACCAATCCCAGTCATTTTGATAACTTTGGGCTCTATAGAGACCAATCCAACAGAGATTGTTGTCCGAATAATCGCATGGACTCTGTACTGCATTCATGTCATCCTGATTTCTCAAAGTGGCCAGGTCGATATGGTTCTCCCTGCAGTACCTTTGGGCCGAAGTCCAGTTCATTTTGAGCGAGACATAAACATACCTTCTTTGCAAGGTCTGAACAAGCAGAGGAAGGCAGAAGATGAAGTCAAGGATGACGATGAAGAGACAGGTGGAGCTGCTCTTCGTCAGCATGATTCCCCAGAGGTGACTTGACTTTGCTCCAAGGACGCGTTGACTTTCAGCATTCAGATCTCTCTCCTCTATTCTGGTTACTCCCCAAATCTAAAGGTTGACCAAAGACAGGAGCCTGAAATTGGCTTGGACAGTCCTACCAGCCCTCCCCTATGTCAAACTGGCCAATTAAATCATCAGCTTTGATATGGGacggcaaaacacacacacacactcacacacacaacacattaaaGGAGCTGTTTAATTTGATGTATATActtacttttgcttttttgctttcgCAATATGTTAAGTATTCAAAGTAGGCTATAGTTAGTGAAGATGGAGATTCATTTAATAACGTATTTATTGCTTTTTCAACAAGACACATGAATagacgtttttttcttctgtttgtttaagTAAATCAGAGAACCAGGCAAAGCATCCTTTCAGTCAAATATGCATTTTCCTATTATGATGTAAACTGCAAGTCACTATTGACATGGCACAtggagtggtgtgtgtgtgtgtgtgtgtgtgtgtgtgtgtgtgtgtgtgtgtgtctatgtctgtgtgtgtgtgtgtgtgtgtgtgtgtgtgtgtgtgtgtgtgtgtgtgtgtgtgccataaTGCCATagcctttagtttttttttgttgtgtgttgtgtcatactgtacatgtgcaaaGGCCCAAGCAAGGACCAAACTGGTCATGATGATCCTCTGGTCATCTTTGCATTGCAAATACTGTAAGTGTACCATAAGATACAAATGTTCCagtgtgcatgggtgtgtaagGGTAAGATTTCTTGAGTCCTGTGATAATAAGTTAATTTAGAGTGTGGTGAGCAGAGAGTAAAAAACCTCCCACAGGGAAGGAAACAGAAGATACTTTTGATAGGAGACGTGGGATAAAATGTGCTGGACACTAACCAcaaaataacttatgtaattTGGTGTTTTCTTGCTAAACTGGTCTACATCTCTCCAGTGTCTGCTCCACCAAACAAAACTGAGACAAATACTTGCTATGCAGTAGAACTCATATGGTATTTTCAGCATAcatcagttgaaaaaaaaaaaaaggccaaccTTACCatataactttgtttttaaataatttatactatttattgatctacacacacatgctcaggtcctctacatgcactaatggaaagatgtcagagtgattgGGCTGCCAGTGCAGGGCCAGCGCGCTGAGCAGTTGaggggggttcggtgccttgctcaagagcacctagACAGTGCCCAGGAATCTCTCCAACCACCAGTCCACCCTACctttggtctgtatggggacttgaaccaatatagtgttttttgataagtaaaccatgtaaacctatactggtataacctctaaatacaattacgAGCCTGGAAATGAGCAGAATACAAACACTTTAATGTCATTCTAAAAGCCCTGCAATGTAGAGATTTTGATAAGCTCATGAACAGGTGTTATATTGCTGTCACACTGCAGTACAGACAGCCCTCATGTGCGATATCAGAAACCTTAAACCAATATCTCACTTGTGTAGGACCTTTTTTCTATTTCGGACACATGCCTCAACCACTGATATTGGCTTCCCCGGGTATCTTATAATACCTAATTTGCTTTTTTCCTCTGCACAGCATGCTTTAAAAGAGGTAATTCTGCCTTCTGCAGACATTAGGTAAAATGTTGTGAAGATACTGAAGCTCACATAGAAATAACACTGGGCAAAACTTAATCAAATACTGTCAAGTGTACATCTGTGAACATTGGACATCTTAAAAGGCAACCGGTATAGCCTTGAGAATGTGATCAGGTCCCACGCAGTGAACTTGGTCAGCATCATTTCCATTTCAACTGGTCAGCTAAGCAGGGGTATCTTCTCTTTCCAGTTTGGAAAGCCTGAATCTGTGTGGTGAGATGACTGAATGACATCCAGCTTTGGAGCTTCAATGCATCTTAAAGCGCGACTCTCACCAATATTGCAACCTCGGGTCCTTTTGTGAATTTACCTGAGTCAAACCTTCGTTTcaaagcataattaggatggaaacgtcacttttaagattgactgTATTCTCGTTTTGgtcaaaaggccttttgaatAGGAGAGCTAGGAttgcatcaaaatcactattttgaaaacacaaagaaggctcgacactacatgagactttgctcgaagtatcaccaggggctccaCACGTGAAATCCAGCACTGAGAACACTGtgaacattgtgttgttttttccggTTGCCGTCCATCTCACCAgtctcggggggggggggggggggggggggggggggggcagtagctcaacCCGTTGGgcgttgggttgggaaccggaaggTTGCTGGCTCAAGTCCCCacatggaccaaagtatggtggtggactagTAGCtgaagaggtgccagttcacctcctaggcactgccaaggtgcccttcaataaggcactgaacccccaactgctcggggcgctgttccatggacagcccccccactctgacatctctccaattAGTGcatataggtactgagcatatgtgtgtagctcaggcctgtgtgtaataacacaattataatttccccttctgggactaataaaggatgcattgttattattaaaagaGTCTCAGTCTCCGAGATCTCTGAATGCAACGTGACAGGGGGGAGAGtcaagatggaaagctcctaaagcttagttcctTATAAGTGCAGTGGTTTTGTCGTTTTGTGGTTGAAAAAAGAGCCTCGTATGAATGAGAACGAGATTTCCTCCTGTGGCGTCCGTTCATTCGCAGTCAGAGATCGAGTCTTTTTGACTGACAAGATGGCGGCTAGCGTAAACAACGACTGCTAAAAGGAGTTGTTAAAACCGTTTCTTTTAGTAAACTGTGTACACAAGccatgttctcaatgctgaggtCACGTGTACAGCCCCAGGTGATTTGGAGCCTAGGATCATGTTGGGTCGAGCCGTCTAACAGGGCCGATGATGACTTGTTGGAAACTAACATTAAAAGAAGGGAACCGTACATTGTATGCAACATCTGCTAAAGATGTTGCAGGAGTGTACTATAAGAGATGAAGTATGATGAGGACCAAATTAGTCTGGCTCAgcggaagtacatttccaggttAATGGCCTTTTGCTCccgtgtgttgccgttctcaaactaTGTTCGCTTCAGAAAACCACAACAAACGTCAAACTAGCGCGTTACACGCTTAAAACGTCAAGTTTTGAAGATGTTTTGGATCATGTGACAAGGCAGGGGACTGCAGGGATGTGTTGGGACTGGTTGCTCTAAGTAACTTTAAATTGATATTGATCATTTCCCTGTTTTCCCTGCAATACATCCTCCTGCTCCAGTTATATTTGCACTAGTCATAATCGTCTTATAATACTTTTGACTTTTGCATACTTTGTATTCCACgtacatatatttatactgtttctCTATTtacttgtcttctgtttcttttcttttttcggAGCCTTGCAACTTAGTCTTGCTCAGctgtatatgtaaatgtgctgttaaatgacaataaagtcaatTGGTGTGTATtcctgtggacaaagtacacacaggGATACACTAGTAGGGGAAAATTCAGTTTAACCacgtatccagctaatttaaatagctgaAGTTACTGTATTGCAtcaacagttaacttaatttaatctTGTATGTGATTGTaagattatgattggtttaaccctcgtgttgtcttcacttccgggaccctctcgtgtccctcgggtcaaactgacccgggacttatttggggttttaaaaacaattctgaaatagatttttacttcataatccaTTAACACAtactgtctttatctcaatttcaaaccaTTGAGAAACATAtgtgtttagggaatgcaatcagtctcaattaaaaatggaagtgtgatttgttttttttcacaaggtCATTCATtgtgttaaaaatccactatgtgatccttcttatcttggaaaaaacatacGTAGTCATATTCACAATaatttctgaattgagtcagtaATACATCAcggaatatatacagtatatttttatggttatatttattacagaaaataaggcaaggccattgattttcaggtagaaaaaatgtatatttgtaccaattttcttcttgaaaaaatgtaaaatggggtaatttgacccgaataccatacaagggttaaacaaatgcaaacaacccagagttttgtttttctctcctatctagaatgtgtgtgtggtgtagccagaccttcctccacagcactgtggacaTAGGTCTGGCAACACCAGACCAGGACTAAATAAAGTCACTGAGTCCAATGCAGAATCCCAATCTAGTTTAAatccaattattttttataagcTCAATCTTTATTATAGTCACATTAAGGCTTTATTTATTGTCTATTTGAGCTTTTctatttgttaattttctgCTTATTTTACCTAATGTTATTCATAGTTAGTGCGAATTTTCCCAGGATTATAAATATGCTCATCATAtgtatattatacattatacaggGGAGAGAAAATATCATAAAGATAACAAAATGTGTATTGAGGCTAACATCTACactattttattgatttatttttgatatttctCTAAAGATAAAACCACTACATGTTGTGCTATTAAATTGTCGTCCCAGATTTAACAGGCCAGCAAAAGTGACAACAGCCCACCAGCAGCCTTTTGGTTGGCCGAGATGAGACGTGATCGCTTCTGAAGTGTGAGGACTTTTCGCCACCCGCTAATTAATTGTAATAAGGCAGGCTGGCACATACGTTGGTAATGACAGCCGTGGGGTGAGAGGCGAGGGCTCTGCTTGCCTACTGAAACCAGTGTGGAGTTTGAGCCGTCAGGCCCCCAGTGCTCCTGAGACTTGCTCTGGCACTCACCTAGATACACATCTGCTCTGATTAATCGCCTGCTTCGCCCAGTGCATCCATTTCATTATCAGCTTTAAGTGGGCGAAAACAACAAGGATGAGGGCATGGAGCAGAGCTATGATGAGAGGAAAGATGAAAGGGGGGGACATATTGGGTGTGTATAAGAGGTGGATTTCCAATGACCCACCTCATTTATTCTCTTGGTCCCACTAAATAATGCATGACCTTTATCAACCTTCATCGATAACCAGGACCCACCAATCCTATCTGCTCACACTCAGGTCCCTCAACCCTTTTATTAAAGAGACCTTATTATATTCCTTTTCACTGTCAGATGTGTACTCCTGCGGCCTATTAGAAAAGGTTTGCATGCTTTCATgttcaaaaaatacattatgtttctcttactgcccattgctgcagctcctctgcaTGAAAGAGTCTGTCTGAGCTCTTGGCCCGCCCAGCCCagtgtgctctgattggtcagccgGCCCACTCTGTTGCGATTGGTCGGCCAGATTCAAACAAGCCTCGGGCAGCACCTGTGGGCAGCACTTATGAAAAACTGGGCTGGCATTCtcaaaatatgacattattaatTGAGGATTATTAAACAGGAATGTGGGCGAACGGTTTTTAGACAGTTGTGCtgtctgtgggagagaaagctccatttgtgtgaaatgtgtttgctttttataaaggcattacatacacaaaaaaagctttatatagaaaagaaaatcccccccaaaaaagcatAATCAAGACTCTTTAATGGCTTGCCTTTGTTGCCACAATCAATAGATACGTCAAAAAGACATATTGTAATAATGTAAGACGTATTAAGGTTCTGTGGGTGAAATATTGTGTGACACAGGTTGTTCTCTTGTTGCAGGGTGCTGTAGTTAGCGCCTGGCTAAGTAATAGTAGCGTCACAAGCTGGATCGACACCCCGATAATGCACGGCCAGATGTTTTTACTGCAACTGCTCGCGGTTGAGAGCCTTGCTTAAGGGCAACTTGACAAAATGTtctgagaaggttatgaaagcTACTTGCTTAAAAGCATTCTGCAAGTGTAAGGGGTTTAGATGAGGGGGCTTTACCCTCCACAACATCACTGATCAAGGATGAACACTTACTTAGGCTACATCCAAAGGTATTCAGCAAGATTCTCTTGTCCATCGGTCCCTCTATTGATTTAGTGATTGTATGTGTCCTTGCTTGTCAAGAGAAAAGCTCCTCTGAGTTTGAGGAAAAACTCAAAAGAGCATGCTACAAACCAATTATACTTAGACCCAGATGTTGTGTTTCTTGCCAGGCATAGTCCCGGATTCAGCATAGAGCAACACTGCCATCCCCTGGCATCATGTCATCATTACTCTGACTTTTTGCCGTACTGAAAGAGCAGTAATGCGTGTGTGGTGTTCAGCCTTCAGAGCACAGCGGTGGAACTTGAAATGAAATGGGTCAAGGAGATTTAGATCTGGGCCATTATTGTCAAAGAGAACAATGAGCATAGACATCGGAGAAATTGGTGGAAAAGGGTAAGCATTTGTCATGTAAGTTCAGACTGGGATCTGTGCATATACCTAATAGGGTTTCACACAATttacagagacatttttttttattgcagccGGTACCATATTAGCTATTCCCAGGTATAATTAATATGTGACACCCTTCAGCTGCTTGTTAAAGACGCAGTCTTTCTCCAGCACCACAGATGGAAACTGTAAAGTCATGGattatattgtactgtataattACATCTGAACTTCTGCAACTAATGCAGGGATTTCattatcaatcaatcattttcaaaatgccACTATTGTTATTCTTGCTGTTCAAACAAACCCtgacagaggggaggggggggagggggacacAGATGTATGTGTTAAATAGTATGGCAATCATCTCATAGTTGTtgagaaaatggcaaaaatggtCTGGACCAAAGAGGTGCACCGGCCAATAAACAGACatgccatccctagagccatgcCACCA
The Etheostoma cragini isolate CJK2018 chromosome 1, CSU_Ecrag_1.0, whole genome shotgun sequence genome window above contains:
- the LOC117948197 gene encoding uncharacterized protein LOC117948197, giving the protein MLTKSSSTCLFIVILDFIFCLPLLVQTLQRRYVYVSLKMNWTSAQRYCRENHIDLATLRNQDDMNAVQSPCDYSDNNLCWIGLYRAQSYQNDWDWSDGDLSSFRKWSSINDQPNNYQGKEDCVAMGQTFWFDIFCTDQRAFVCYDNLILVKENKTWEDALEHCRNLDSNSNDPSSGHTYNLPDMDFGGINSDARKAILDAQTPEVWVGLRFLAGEWLWVNRKPLLQPQPACPAPRRNCGTMSQTGEILPHRDCLERRNFLCVEL